One region of Rhodocaloribacter litoris genomic DNA includes:
- a CDS encoding class I SAM-dependent methyltransferase, producing the protein MTFPEIKDEETAPDVETATAAYAMRFAGSVGTWLLDVQAQVTRRLLGDQDGSVLDVGGGHGQNLPVLTERFDTVVVHGSSPACEMHIRPWTEQGAVRFVVGPLTSLPFASQEFDVVIAYRLLAHVEDWPAFVAELCRVARKMVLVDYPSKQSVNAVAGWFFAAKKRIEHDTRPYRVLASRDVDAAFAREGFRCDGRIGQFVWPMAMHRALQRVSVSRMLERGAAWLRLHHHIGSPVIARYERQGAV; encoded by the coding sequence ATGACGTTTCCAGAGATCAAGGACGAAGAGACGGCACCGGACGTTGAAACGGCGACAGCCGCATATGCCATGCGGTTTGCCGGTTCCGTGGGAACCTGGCTGCTGGATGTCCAGGCGCAGGTGACGCGTCGATTGCTGGGCGACCAGGATGGTTCGGTACTGGACGTTGGCGGCGGGCATGGGCAGAATCTTCCGGTTCTTACCGAGCGCTTCGATACGGTGGTGGTGCATGGGAGCAGTCCTGCCTGTGAAATGCACATCAGGCCCTGGACGGAACAGGGGGCGGTGCGTTTCGTCGTGGGCCCGCTGACCTCTCTGCCTTTTGCGTCGCAGGAGTTCGATGTAGTTATCGCATACAGGTTGCTGGCGCATGTTGAAGACTGGCCGGCCTTCGTGGCAGAACTATGCCGGGTAGCACGCAAGATGGTTTTGGTTGATTACCCGTCGAAGCAAAGTGTCAATGCCGTGGCGGGTTGGTTCTTCGCTGCCAAGAAGCGGATTGAGCATGACACACGTCCCTATCGGGTGCTTGCAAGCAGAGATGTGGACGCAGCATTTGCGCGGGAAGGCTTCCGATGCGATGGACGCATCGGGCAGTTCGTGTGGCCCATGGCGATGCATCGTGCCTTGCAGCGAGTATCGGTTTCGCGCATGCTGGAGCGAGGAGCCGCGTGGCTCAGGCTGCATCATCACATCGGTTCTCCGGTCATTGCCCGGTATGAGAGGCAAGGTGCCGTATGA
- a CDS encoding FAD-dependent oxidoreductase produces the protein MVYDPEAVVDEHFDVAIIGGGIYGVMLLSEATRAGYRAVLIERDDFGAATSSNHFRILHGGLRYLQTLDVARSRMSVRERRWFLRKYPDLVEPLRCVMPLYGEGFLRPLIMRTALWFNDSLAVDRNRGVRPDRHLPSGTLLSPEAVREIFPVVPATGLKAAAVWYDARMLQPNQILRQVLAEACTLGARALSHMEVTEVVVRDGVVQGVRFREQQRGLDWQLFARVVLNAAGPWSPLVATRAGVNTPDLCRPLLAWNVRFDHPALGGKDVLAVKPPGRGRRTYFLTDWEGRLAAGTGYAVRNAVMDRPEPTTSEMQAFLDDLNAALPALRLSASAIDRVYAGYVPAGSSNPSEPSTRPVLVDHGRQGGAQGFISVVGVKYTTARAVAERVVQRLVRRYVPDPPRGRVGSMSSPVLPSQDLLAETGDA, from the coding sequence ATGGTGTATGACCCTGAAGCGGTAGTCGATGAACATTTCGACGTCGCGATCATCGGCGGCGGCATTTACGGGGTTATGCTGCTGTCAGAGGCGACACGGGCCGGGTATCGGGCCGTGTTGATTGAGCGAGACGATTTCGGTGCGGCGACGAGTTCAAACCATTTCCGTATTTTGCATGGGGGGCTGCGCTATCTTCAGACGCTGGACGTTGCCCGCTCTCGAATGTCCGTCCGCGAACGTCGTTGGTTTTTGCGGAAGTATCCGGATCTGGTGGAGCCGCTTCGTTGTGTGATGCCGCTCTACGGCGAAGGCTTCCTGCGTCCCCTCATCATGCGTACTGCCTTGTGGTTTAACGATAGTCTCGCTGTCGACCGAAACCGGGGTGTGCGGCCCGACAGGCACTTACCTTCGGGTACCCTTCTCTCACCTGAGGCCGTTCGGGAGATTTTCCCCGTTGTCCCGGCAACAGGATTGAAGGCAGCGGCGGTCTGGTACGATGCGCGTATGCTGCAGCCCAACCAGATTCTACGGCAGGTGCTGGCTGAGGCCTGTACACTCGGAGCTCGGGCTTTAAGCCATATGGAAGTCACGGAAGTTGTGGTACGCGACGGTGTCGTACAGGGTGTACGTTTCAGGGAGCAGCAGCGTGGTCTGGATTGGCAGCTCTTTGCCCGGGTGGTGTTGAATGCCGCCGGTCCCTGGTCGCCGCTTGTTGCCACACGGGCGGGGGTGAACACACCAGATCTGTGCCGGCCTTTGCTTGCCTGGAACGTTCGGTTTGATCATCCTGCTCTGGGGGGGAAGGATGTCCTGGCTGTGAAACCGCCCGGACGCGGACGCCGGACTTATTTCCTTACGGACTGGGAAGGGAGACTGGCAGCAGGAACCGGCTATGCGGTACGGAATGCGGTTATGGATCGCCCTGAGCCGACGACAAGTGAGATGCAAGCATTTCTTGATGATCTCAACGCGGCGCTGCCCGCACTTCGTCTCTCTGCTTCCGCGATCGACCGTGTGTATGCTGGCTATGTCCCTGCCGGGTCTTCCAATCCGTCGGAGCCCTCCACTAGGCCTGTCCTCGTCGATCACGGGCGCCAGGGGGGGGCGCAGGGTTTCATCAGCGTTGTAGGAGTCAAGTACACCACAGCCCGCGCTGTTGCCGAGCGCGTCGTGCAGCGTCTTGTCCGGCGCTATGTGCCGGATCCACCACGTGGAAGGGTAGGGTCGATGTCGTCGCCAGTGCTCCCTTCCCAGGACCTTCTGGCAGAGACGGGTGATGCCTGA